In bacterium, the DNA window AACAGATCAGATAAGGATTTAACCTGTTCGACAATCCAGTAACAAGCGTTCTACGCAAACCGTTTCTCAAGTGGGCTGGTGGAAAACAGCATCTTACTTCTACCATTCGCGAGTTCGTCCCAGATACTTATAATCACTATCTGGAACCGTTCGTCGGTGGTGGTGCTCTCTTCTTTGATCTGGCTCCACAACGTGCTGTCTTATCGGACAGTAACGATGAGTTGATGACAGTATTTCGAGTTGTTAGAGACGACGTAGAGAGATTGATTCGATCACTTTCACAGTTCAGGAATGAATCAACCTTCTACTACAGAGTACGGGCTCTCAACCCAAGTGTAATGTCACCATTGGAGCAGGCTGCTCGATTCATCTACCTGAACAAAACATGCTACAACGGTCTCTACCGTGTGAACAAGAAGGGGCAGTTCAATACTGCATTTGGTAGACACAAAGATCCAGTGATTTGCGA includes these proteins:
- a CDS encoding Dam family site-specific DNA-(adenine-N6)-methyltransferase, producing the protein MFDNPVTSVLRKPFLKWAGGKQHLTSTIREFVPDTYNHYLEPFVGGGALFFDLAPQRAVLSDSNDELMTVFRVVRDDVERLIRSLSQFRNESTFYYRVRALNPSVMSPLEQAARFIYLNKTCYNGLYRVNKKGQFNTAFGRHKDPVICDERSLLNAHLSLQGIQILSGDYHGVLHVNAERDDFVF